The Cucumis melo cultivar AY chromosome 5, USDA_Cmelo_AY_1.0, whole genome shotgun sequence genome has a segment encoding these proteins:
- the LOC127149551 gene encoding zinc finger BED domain-containing protein RICESLEEPER 2-like encodes MDVPTRWNSTFTMLDGAIKCQKTFERLKEHDPSYLPKDDIPTTEDWVNAKMFVKFLKTFSEVTKKFSASMSVTSNIFFHELCLIQEIIREYSSYENALLSQMTLSMQTKFNKYWGITTCEKTNLLLYVSVVLDPRYKLAYVNYCFNEFLEEDSAKIWTNKVEEVFRRLCDDYYMRMSKEKYSQTQSCTPIEGFGFQSQSEVPSISSSGYYKTRVAVHDRFKQCNKICLDDAKTEVARYLDEAQALICAQNWIQSKPLDDMTEDIDEGKEMEATFENLNNDSMV; translated from the exons ATGGATGTTCCAACACGATGGAATTCTACTTTTACTATGTTGGATGGAGCAATTAAGTGTCAAAAGACTTTTGAAAGATTGAAGGAGCATGACCCTAGTTATTTGCCAAAGGATGATATTCCTACTACTGAAGATTGGGTTAATGCAAAAATGTTTGTAAAGTTCCTAAAGACTTTTTCAGAGGTAACAAAGAAGTTTTCTGCATCTATGTCTGTgacttcaaacatattttttcatGAACTTTGTTTGATCCAAGAAATAATTCGTGAATACTCATCATACGAGAATGCATTATTGAGCCAAATGACATTAAGCATGCAGACAAAGTTCAACAAGTATTGGGGTATAACTACATGTGAGAAGACCAATTTATTATTGTATGTTTCTGTAGTTCTTGACCCTAGGTACAAGCTAGCTTATgtgaattattgttttaatgaatttttggaggaagataGTGCAAAAATATGGACGAATAAGGTTGAAGAAGTATTTCGTCGATTGTGTGATGATTATTATATGagaatgtcaaaagaaaaatattcacaaacaCAATCATGTACACCTATCGAAGGATTTGGCTTTCAAAGTCAAAGTGAAGTACCTTCTATCTCATCTAGTGGATATTATAAGACACGTGTTGCTGTTCATGATAGATTTaaacaatgtaacaaaataTGTCTAGATGATGCTAAAACAGAGGTGGCTCGTTATCTAGATGAGGCTC AGGCACTCATTTGTGCTCAGAATTGGATTCAGTCTAAACCTTTGGATGACATGACTGAAGATATTGATGAAG GAAAAGAGATGGAAGCCACATTTGAGAATTTGAATAATGACTCTATGGTTTAA
- the LOC103485868 gene encoding stearoyl-[acyl-carrier-protein] 9-desaturase, chloroplastic isoform X1 yields the protein MALKLSPPVKLPSHNLPSIRLPHRRSPTLLMASTLHSLSKSIEGTKKPYFPPREVHVQVTHSMPPQKMEIFKSLEDWAENNILVHLKPVESCWQPQDYLPDPESDGFYDQVKEIRERSKDIPDDYFVVLVGDMITEEALPTYQTMLNTLDGVRDETGASLTSWAIWTRAWTAEENRHGDLLNKYLYLSGRVDMKQIEKTIQYLIGSGMDPKTENNPYLGFIYTSFQERATFISHGNTARLAKEHGDFKLAQICGIIASDEKRHETAYTKIVEKLFEVDPDDTVIALADMMKKKISMPAHLMYDGQDNNLFEHFSSVAQRLGVYTAKDYADILEFLVSRWKIENLTGLSGDGRKAQDFVCSLPPRIRRLEERAQSRAKQAQRVPLSWIFGREIQV from the exons ATGGCTCTCAAGCTCAGTCCCCCAGTCAAACTCCCTTCTCACAATCTCCCTTCCATTCGTCTCCCCCATCGCAGATCTCCAACTCTTCTCATGGCCTCCACTCTCCACTCTCTCTCCAA ATCGATTGAGGGAACGAAGAAGCCATATTTCCCTCCCCGGGAAGTGCATGTTCAAGTGACTCATTCCATGCCACCTCAAAAGATGGAGATCTTCAAATCGTTAGAAGACTGGGCAGAGAATAACATCTTGGTTCACCTAAAGCCTGTTGAAAGTTGTTGGCAACCTCAGGATTATCTCCCAGACCCAGAATCTGATGGTTTCTACGACCAAGTCAAGGAAATAAGGGAGAGATCGAAGGATATTCCTGATGACTATTTTGTGGTGTTGGTTGGCGACATGATCACCGAAGAAGCGCTTCCAACTTATCAGACAATGCTGAACACCCTTGATGGTGTTCGTGATGAGACCGGTGCAAGCCTCACCTCGTGGGCAATTTGGACAAGGGCATGGACTGCAGAAGAGAATAGACATGGTGACCTTTTGAATAAGTACCTTTACCTGTCAGGACGAGTTGATATGAAGCAGATTGAAAAGACCATTCAGTACCTTATTGGATCAGGAATG GATCCCAAAACCGAAAACAACCCATACCTTGGTTTCATCTACACCTCATTTCAAGAGAGGGCAACTTTCATCTCCCATGGAAACACTGCTAGGCTGGCCAAGGAACATGGTGATTTTAAGTTGGCACAGATATGTGGTATAATTGCATCTGATGAAAAACGTCATGAAACCGCATATACCAAGATTGTTGAGAAGCTCTTCGAGGTTGACCCTGATGACACAGTTATAGCTTTAGCTGACAtgatgaagaaaaaaatttcaatgCCAGCCCATTTGATGTACGATGGACAGGACAACAACCTTTTTGAGCACTTCTCATCTGTTGCTCAGCGGCTTGGAGTTTATACTGCTAAAGACTATGCTGACATTCTGGAGTTCCTCGTTAGCAGATGGAAAATAGAGAATTTGACAGGTCTCTCAGGTGATGGACGCAAAGCACAAGATTTCGTGTGCAGTTTGCCGCCAAGGATTAGAAGGCTGGAAGAGAGGGCTCAAAGCAGAGCAAAACAAGCACAAAGAGTCCCATTAAGCTGGATCTTTGGCCGAGAAATACAAGTGTAA
- the LOC103485868 gene encoding stearoyl-[acyl-carrier-protein] 9-desaturase, chloroplastic isoform X2: protein MPPQKMEIFKSLEDWAENNILVHLKPVESCWQPQDYLPDPESDGFYDQVKEIRERSKDIPDDYFVVLVGDMITEEALPTYQTMLNTLDGVRDETGASLTSWAIWTRAWTAEENRHGDLLNKYLYLSGRVDMKQIEKTIQYLIGSGMDPKTENNPYLGFIYTSFQERATFISHGNTARLAKEHGDFKLAQICGIIASDEKRHETAYTKIVEKLFEVDPDDTVIALADMMKKKISMPAHLMYDGQDNNLFEHFSSVAQRLGVYTAKDYADILEFLVSRWKIENLTGLSGDGRKAQDFVCSLPPRIRRLEERAQSRAKQAQRVPLSWIFGREIQV, encoded by the exons ATGCCACCTCAAAAGATGGAGATCTTCAAATCGTTAGAAGACTGGGCAGAGAATAACATCTTGGTTCACCTAAAGCCTGTTGAAAGTTGTTGGCAACCTCAGGATTATCTCCCAGACCCAGAATCTGATGGTTTCTACGACCAAGTCAAGGAAATAAGGGAGAGATCGAAGGATATTCCTGATGACTATTTTGTGGTGTTGGTTGGCGACATGATCACCGAAGAAGCGCTTCCAACTTATCAGACAATGCTGAACACCCTTGATGGTGTTCGTGATGAGACCGGTGCAAGCCTCACCTCGTGGGCAATTTGGACAAGGGCATGGACTGCAGAAGAGAATAGACATGGTGACCTTTTGAATAAGTACCTTTACCTGTCAGGACGAGTTGATATGAAGCAGATTGAAAAGACCATTCAGTACCTTATTGGATCAGGAATG GATCCCAAAACCGAAAACAACCCATACCTTGGTTTCATCTACACCTCATTTCAAGAGAGGGCAACTTTCATCTCCCATGGAAACACTGCTAGGCTGGCCAAGGAACATGGTGATTTTAAGTTGGCACAGATATGTGGTATAATTGCATCTGATGAAAAACGTCATGAAACCGCATATACCAAGATTGTTGAGAAGCTCTTCGAGGTTGACCCTGATGACACAGTTATAGCTTTAGCTGACAtgatgaagaaaaaaatttcaatgCCAGCCCATTTGATGTACGATGGACAGGACAACAACCTTTTTGAGCACTTCTCATCTGTTGCTCAGCGGCTTGGAGTTTATACTGCTAAAGACTATGCTGACATTCTGGAGTTCCTCGTTAGCAGATGGAAAATAGAGAATTTGACAGGTCTCTCAGGTGATGGACGCAAAGCACAAGATTTCGTGTGCAGTTTGCCGCCAAGGATTAGAAGGCTGGAAGAGAGGGCTCAAAGCAGAGCAAAACAAGCACAAAGAGTCCCATTAAGCTGGATCTTTGGCCGAGAAATACAAGTGTAA